The Tamandua tetradactyla isolate mTamTet1 chromosome 8, mTamTet1.pri, whole genome shotgun sequence genome includes a window with the following:
- the LOC143643607 gene encoding olfactory receptor 56A3-like: protein MAHYDSNQNGTIPSEVSDFLLNCFVRSPSWQLWLSLPLGLLFLLAMGANATLLITIRLEASLHEPMYYLLSLLSSLDIVLCLTVMPKVLAIFWFDFRSISFFFCFLQMFIMNCFLAMESCTFMVMAYDRYVAICHPLRYPSIITDQFVVKALIFILARNVLLTLPIPILSARLYYCGRNIIENCICANMSVSRLSCSNVTINRFYQFAAGWTLLGSDLILIFLSYTLILRAVLRLKAEGAVTKALSTCGSHFILILFFSTILLVFILTHVAKKKVSPEVPVLLNVLHHVIPAALNPIVYGVRTQEIKQGIQRLLKKGW, encoded by the coding sequence ATGGCACACTATGACAGCAACCAAAATGGTACCATCCCGAGTGAGGTGTCAGACTTCCTCCTGAACTGCTTTGTCAGGTCCCCCAGCTGGCAGCTCTGGCTGTCCCTGCCCCTCGGCCTCCTCTTCCTGCTGGCCATGGGGGCCAACGCCACCCTTCTAATCACCATCCGGCTGGAGGCCTCTCTGCACGAGCCCATGTACTACCTGCTCAGCCTCCTCTCCAGTCTGGACATCGTGCTCTGCCTCACTGTCATGCCCAAGGTCCTGGCCATCTTCTGGTTTGACTTCAGGTCCATCagcttctttttctgctttctccaGATGTTCATCATGAATTGCTTCCTGGCCATGGAATCCTGCACATTTATggtcatggcctatgaccgctatgtggccatctgtcacccactgAGGTACCCATCCATCATCACTGATCAGTTTGTAGTCAaggctctcattttcattctggcGAGAAATGTCCTTCTTACCTTGCCCATCCCCATTCTCTCGGCACGACTCTACTATTGTGGAAGAAATATCATTGAGAACTGCATCTGTGCCAATATGTCTGTCTCCAGGCTCTCCTGCAGCAACGTCACCATCAATCGCTTCTACCAATTTGCTGCAGGTTGGACACTGCTAGGGTCTGACCTCATACTTATCTTCCTTTCCTACACCCTCATACTGCGAGCTGTGCTGAGACTCAAGGCAGAGGGTGCTGTGACCAAGGCCCTAAGCACATGCGGCTCTCACTTCATCCTCATCCTCTTCTTCAGCACCATCCTCCTGGTCTTCATCCTGACTCACGTGGCTAAGAAGAAGGTCTCCCCTGAAGTGCCGGTCTTGCTTAATGTCCTCCACCATGTCATCCCCGCAGCCCTCAACCCCATTGTGTATGGGGTGCGAACCCAGGAAATCAAGCAAGGAATCCAGAGACTACTGAAGAAAGGGTGGTGA